In the genome of Mytilus edulis chromosome 3, xbMytEdul2.2, whole genome shotgun sequence, one region contains:
- the LOC139517872 gene encoding uncharacterized protein has translation MSYLRKIMQSTIQKRHILIAILILVVLIVILQFAGPHYCKYIDIKKKIEYICIEDPDTQNKTGLEDVKPLPLVYQNNYFIDKSSGGKVHAKKFYRPSTRNDLNFTPAEKSRIHSCINNFKSDWKKGQSDFWDGDEQYIRRTHHKYLIPGDNVMIEVGGNVGEDAQYYLDTYMPKHYIMLEPLKLLYRKLQQRFKNYTNAITYNVGLGKRNEKFMIKMEGNIGDASSPFFGSGEGTCSLKVINAIDFFSALGVGNFMVDLITINCEGCEYDLLETILSTDLVYHFKHIQFGTHPTLKNLADPVRRYCQIQERLSRTHKLTYQYKFTWETWKLKDI, from the coding sequence atgtCATACTTGAGAAAAATCATGCAGTCCACAATACAGAAACGACATATTTTGATAGCTATATTGATCTTGGTTGTACTGATTGTAATATTACAATTTGCTGGTCCACACTATTGTAAATACATTGACATAAAGAAGAAGATAGAATACATCTGTATTGAAGATCCAGATACTCAAAATAAAACAGGACTAGAAGATGTCAAACCTTTACCTCTAGTTTATCAAAACAACTACTTTATAGATAAAAGTTCAGGTGGAAAAGTTCATGCCAAAAAGTTTTACAGACCATCAACAAGAAATGATTTAAACTTTACTCCAGCTGAAAAGAGCCGCATACATTCATGCATTAACAATTTCAAAAGTGATTGGAAGAAGGGCCAAAGTGATTTCTGGGATGGAGATGAACAGTATATAAGACGCACCCATCACAAATATCTCATTCCTGGGGACAATGTTATGATTGAAGTAGGGGGAAATGTTGGCGAGGATGCTCAGTACTACTTAGACACTTACATGCCAAAGCATTATATCATGTTAGaacctttaaaattgttataccGAAAACTTCAACAACGatttaaaaattacacaaatGCTATCACATATAATGTTGGACTTggtaaaagaaatgaaaaatttatgATCAAAATGGAAGGTAACATTGGGGATGCTTCTTCACCATTTTTTGGTTCCGGCGAAGGAACCTGTTCTCTCAAGGTTATAAATGCAATTGACTTTTTCAGTGCACTTGGTGTTGGTAACTTCATGGTTGATCTAATTACCATAAACTGTGAGGGTTGTGAATATGATTTGTTAGAGACAATTTTATCCACCGACCTTGTGTATCACTTTAAACATATTCAATTTGGTACTCATCCAACGCTGAAAAATCTTGCCGATCCTGTCAGAAGATATTGCCAAATACAAGAAAGGTTGAGTAGGACCCACAAGTTAACATATCAATATAAGTTTACATGGGAAACCTGGAAATTAAAAGATATTTAG